CGCGCTGGCTCCAGGTGGCGATCGTCGCGACCCGGCTCGACGTCACTCCCCTCGGCGACGGATCGGTGAACCTCGCCGGATTCGCGGACGACGCGTTCCGGGCCCACGTCAGCGAGCGCAGCCGCGCCAAGAGCCCGCGGATCCACCGCGGCTGACCCGCGACCGCACGCACGACCGGAGACCCGATGACCCGCCACCTCGGCCGCACGCTGCTGCCCGCCCTGCTGTCCGCCACCGTCCTGCTCGGTGCGCCGGCCCACGCCGAGCGCGTGGTCACCGAGGACCTGTCCGGAGACGCCGAGGCATGGGTCGCCGAGCAGGAGTTCCAGTTCGTCCCGGCACCGCAGGAGGCGTCGGTCGACGTCGTGCGGACGGTCGCCTCCTTCGGCGAGCGTCGCCTGCGGGTCCGGGTCCACTTCAGGGACCTCGAGGTGCGGGCTCGCCACTCCGTCTCGTTGCTGGTCCGCACCCCGCGCAGCAGCTTCCTGGCCGCTGCGGAGCGCCGCTCCGCGCGGGCCACGACGACCAGGTTCCAGCGCCGCGGGATCGGTCCGGCCCCCTGCGGTGGACTCCGGGCCGACCACGACGGCCGTGCCGACGTGGTGACCGTGTCCGTGCCGGCCCGGTGCATCGGCGACCCGCGCTGGGTGCGGTTGGGCGCGACCGTCACCGCCACTCCGCGGACGGACCCGGACAACCCGAGCACCGTCTTCTACTTCGCCGATGATGCCCACGGCGACACGTTCGACGACGAGGCCCTCGCCCTTGGTCCGCGCATCCACCGCGGCTGACCCGCGATCCCACCCCTCGGAACCCCTGGAGACCGGAACCCGATGACCCGCCACCTCGGCCGCACGCTGCTGCCTGTCCTGCTGTCCGCGACCGTCCTGCTCGCTGCGCCGGCGCACGCCGAGCGGGTGTCGGTCGACGACGTCGCCGGTGACGTCGTGGAGATCCCCGGCGATGCCGGGCCGTCCGACACCGAGCTGGTCGTCCCGGCGCCCGACGAGACGACCGTCGACGTCGTGCGGACCGTGGTCGACCACCGCCGCGCGGCGGTGCGGGTGACGGTGTCGGTCCGTGACCTGCAGCGCCGGTACTTCTCCCAGCAGGTGGTCGGGCTGGTCCGCACGCCGCGGACCACGTGGACCGTGACGGCCGAGCGCACCAACGGCCAGGTGGTCTCCCAGCTCTACGGCCGGCGCTCGGCGCCCGCCTGCCCGGGCCTGCGGACCACGCTCGACCGGTCCACGGACGCGATCGTCCTCCGCGTGCCGACCCGGTGCATCGGCGACCCGGCCTGGGTGCAGGTCGGGCTCGCCCTGGTCGGGATCGACGTCGTGCACGACCCGGCCACCGGCGACGCCGGCACGGTCCACGTCGACGAGGCCGGCACCGACGGCTACGCCGACGGTCCGATCGTCCTCGGGCCGCGCGTGCACCGCGGCTGAACCCGCTCCGTCCCGCCCGCCACCCGCACCACAGATCGGACCCCTCGCGTGCTCCTCCACCTGCCTGCCCGCCTCCTCGGCGCACTCCTGTCCGCCGGGCTCCTGCTCGCTGCCGCGGGCCCGGCCCACGCGGAGCGGGTGGTCGTCCGCGACGCCTCCCACGATGTGGTCACCCTCGACCTGGAGGCGTCGGAGGCAGCCAGCCACGACGTCGTCGTGCCGGCCAGCGGCGAGGCCACGACCGACATCACGCGGGTCGTGGTCGACCACGGCGACGACGCCCTCCGGGTGGTGGTGCACGTCCGGTCGTTGCGCGACGCGTACTACGACCTGACGATGCTGCAGCTGCGCTCGCAGCAGCGACTGTGGGGCGTCACGGTGCAGCGCTCCGGCGACCAGACCTGGACCGCCCTCAGCCGTGGCCACCGTGAGTCCTCGCGCACGTGCGGGGGACTGGTCACCGAGGTCGGCCAGGACCGCCTCGCGATCACCGTCCCCACGACGTGCCTCGAGGACCCCCGGTGGGTCCGCGTCGGCGTCGCCCGGTTCACCGGCCGGATCCCCGGCGGCTCCGGGACGGAGGACGACGCGGTGATCGCCTGGGACGAGGCCGGCGTGACCGGCTTCGAGGACGACATCCTCGAGGTCCGCGGACCGAAGATCCACCGCGGCTGACCCACGCGACCGGTCAGCGCGACAGCAGCACCATCACCTCGTAGTGGGTGGTGTGCGGGAACATGTCCAGCACCCGCGCCTCCACCGGTCGCAGCGACGGCATGAGCGCGAGGTCGCGCGCCAGTGACTCGGCGTTGCACGAGGAGTAGACGACGTGCCGCACGCCTGAGGTCTCCAGCCACCCGGCGAGGTCCGCGCCGATCCCGCGCCGTGGCGGGTTGACCACGACCAGGTCCGGCGCAGCCGGTTGGTCGAGCGCCCAGGTCGTCGCGTCGGCGGCGACGAAGCGGGCCGGTACGCCGAGGTCGGCCGCCGTGGCGGTCGCCGCCGCGATCGCCTCGGGGGAGACCTCCACGCCGACCACGTCGCGCCCCGTCGCCGCGAGGTGCAGCGCGAAGCCGCCGACGCCGCAGTAGAGGTCCCACGCGGACCGGACGCCGTCGAGCGTCCCGACCCACGCGCGCGCCTGGTCGTAGAGCGCCTCGGCGACGAGCGTGTTGGTCTGGAAGAACGAGCGGGGGCCCAGACGCAGCGTGACGCCGGTGGCCAGACGCATCGGCAGCGTGGCCTCGTCGGTGAGCACGACCTCCCGCTCGCCCTCGAGCACGGCCTTGTGCTCCGGCTGCACGTTGATCGACACGACCCGGAGGGCCGGGAGCGCCTCGAGAAGCGCCGCAAGCCGCGACCGCACCCGGGCCTCCAGTGCGGTCGACCGCATCACCAGCCGCAGCATCAGCTCGCCGTCGGGCGACTCGGTCAGCAGCACGTGCTTGAGCTCGCCCGCCCGCGCGCGTACGTCGTAGGGCGTCAGCGCGGCCGCCGCGACCCACTCCGCCACCTGCTCGAGCGCGGTCCGCAGGCCGGCGGAGTGCAGGCCGCAGTCGCGCAGGTCGACCCCGACGAGGTCGCGGTCGAGGATCCCGAGGGTCGGTGCCTCGGCGGTGCCGCCGACGACCATCTTGGCCTTGTTGCGGAAGCCGGCGTCGCTGCCGGCGACGGTCGGCAGCCACACGGGTGCGTCGACCAGCGCGCGGGCGTGCGCCTCCTTGTCACCGAGCTGTCGCGTGCGCGGCACCGGCAGGAGGGTGCACGAGCGGCACCGGTGGGCGTCGAAGTGGTGGCAGCGCAGGTCGCCGTCGACGACCGTCAGGCTGGAGCCCGGGGCCGGGTCAGCCACCGATGCGGGACCCCATCCACTCCTCGACGTCGGCCGACGTGCGGGGGAGCGAGGCCGAGAGGTTCCGGTTGCCGTCGGCGGTGACGAGGATGTCGTCCTCGATCCGGATGCCGATGCCGCGCAGCTCCTCGGGGACGAGCAGGTCGTCCTCCTGGAAGTAGAGCCCCGGCTCGACCGTCAGCACCATGCCCTCGGCCAGGTCGCCCTTGGGGTAGATGTCGACCGACGAGCGACCACAGTCGTGGACGTCCATGCCGAGCATGTGCGACGTGCCGTGCAGGGTCCAGCGTGCGTAGACCTTCGACTCCGGGTCGAGCGCCTCGTCGGCGGAGACCGGCAGCAGCCCCATGCCCTCGAGCCCGTGGGCCAGCACGGCCATGGCGGCGTTGTGGGCGGCGAGGAACGCCGCGCCCGGGCGCACGGCGTCGATGCCGGCCTGCTGCGCCTGCTGGACGAGGTCGTAGAGCTCGCGCTGCAGCGGCGTGAACCGGCCGTCGACCGGCAGGGTGCGGGTGACGTCGGCGGTGTAGAGGTTGTGGCCCTCCACGCCCATGTCGAGCAGGACCAGCTTGCCGGGCTCGATCGCGCCGGTGTTGTCGATCCAGTGCAGCGTGGTGGCGTGCGAGCCGCCCGCGCAGATCGAGTCGTAGCCGATGTCGTTGCCCATCGCGCGGGCGCGACGGAAGAAGGTGCCCTCGATCCAGCGCTCGCCGAACTCGCGCACCCGGTCCCACTCGCGCACCGAGTCCTCGAAGCCGAGCGTGGTGATGTCGCACGCCTCCTGGAGCTCGCCGACCTCCCACTCGTCCTTGACCAGGCGCAGCTCGTCGGCGACCCGCGCGAGGTCCTCGTCGCGGGTGAGGTCGCGGGTCTTGCGGTCGTCGTCGAAGGACGGCAGGTCCTTCACGTGGCGCACCTCGATGCCGAGCGAGTCGGAGATCTCCTGGGCCGACGGGCGGCGCCCGGCCCACAGCTCGCCGTACTGGCGGTCGCGGAAGAACTCGTCGGTGTCGCGCTCGGAGCGGGGGCGGGCGTAGAGCACCGCCTCGCCGTCGTCGATGACCAGCACGGCGTCGGAGGTCTGGTTGCCGGTGAAGTACGTGTGGGCCGTGTCCGGCCGGAACCGGTAGTCGGTGTCGTTGGAGCGCACCTTGAAGGTGCCGGCGGGCAGCACCAGGCGCTCGCCCGGGAACGCCTCGGCGAGCCGCGCGCGGCGAGCGGCCGCCCAGTCGGCGACCGGGTGGCGGGGCAGGTCGAGGTCGCGGTTGCCCCAGCCCTCGCGCATGAACGCGGCGTACGCAGCGGGGACGGCGGGGTCGTGGGACTCGGTCTTGGGCTCGGCGCCCGCCGTGTCGGCCGCGGTGGCTCCGGCGGCGGTCTCGGCAGGGGTCTCGGCAGTCGGCTCGCTCACGCGGTCACTGTACGCCGACGGGTGCGCCGATCGCGGGGGCGTCGGCCCTGCTCCGTTAGGGTCGGGCCATGCACCGGGCCCGCCGCGACAGTGTCGCCTTCACCATCCTGGTGGGGGCGCTCGTGCTGCTCGGCGGGCTGGCGATGGCCGTCGTGGTCGGGCTCTCCGGCGCACCCGGCTCGCTGGCGCTCGCGGCCGTGCTGGCGGCGGTGCCGGTGGGGCCCCTCGTGGGCTGCTTCATGTGGCTCGACCGCTACGAGCCGGAGCCCCGGAGCCTGCTCGTCGCGGGCCTGCTGTGGGGTGCGTTCGTGGCGACGGCCGCGGCCCTCGTCTTCCAGGGCATCGGGATCGCCGGCGGCACCAGCGAGCGCGACAGCCTCGCGGTGGTCGCGCCGGTCACCGAGGAGGCGACCAAGGGCGCGTTCCTGCTGCTCCTGCTGTGGTGGCGGCGCCACGAGCTCGACGGCGTGCTCGACGGCATCGTCTACGCCGGCATGGTGGGCATCGGCTTCGCCTTCACCGAGAACATCCTCTACCTCGCGGCCGCCTACGACGGGACCGACGGTCTCGGCCCGGGCGGCACGACGGCGCTCACCGTCACCTTCGTCCTGCGCTGCCTGATCAGCCCGTTCGCGCACCCGTTCTTCACCGCCTTCATCGGCATCGGCGTCGGCCTGGCGATCGCCTCGCGGCGCACGTGGGTGCGCCTGCTCGCGCCGGTCGCCGGCTTCGCCGCCGCCGCGGGCCTGCACTCGGCGTGGAACACCTCGACGCTGTCCGGCACCGGCCACTTCTTCGTCGTCTACGGCACGCTGATGCTGCCGGCGTTCGTCGCGGTCGTCGCGTTCGCGGTCTACCGGCGCCGCTCCGAGCGCCCACTGCTCGCCGCCGCGCTGCAGGACGCCGCCGACCGCGGCCTGCTGCCGGCCACCGACATCCCGTGGCTGGTCGACCTGCGCGCCCGGCGCGGCGCCCGGCGCTGGGCACGGCACCAGGGCGGCCCCCAGGCCGAGCGTGCGATGCGCGCCTACCAGGCCGCAGCGGTCGAGCTCGGCTACCTCCACCACCGCTACCTCCGCGGCACGGCCCCCTCCGACTTCGCCGTCCGGGGCCAGGAGCACGTCGTGGAGCTGCGGACCATCCGCCCCTACATCTCCTTCCCCGGACAGGTGGTACCGACGCGATGACCGAGAACGACCCGGACCAGGTGCCCACCGCGCGGCGGGTGCCCGACACCACCACCGCGATGGTGACCGCGCTGGTGCGGCTGCGCGGGTCGCTCCAGGACGCCCGGCTGCCGCTCGACCTGCCCGGCGCGGAGGAGCAGCGCGCTGCCCGCACGGAGATGGTCGACCAGCTCGAGGACTACGTCATCCCGCGCCTGATGACCCTCGACGCCCCGCTGCTGGCCGTCGTCGGCGGCTCGACCGGCGCGGGCAAGTCCACCCTGGTCAACTCGCTCGTCGGCACCCGCGTCACCATCCCGGGCGTGCTGCGCCCGACCACGCGCTCGCCCGTCCTGGTCCACCACCCCGACGACGCGAAGTGGTTCGGCCAGGACCGGCTGCTCCCCGAGCTCGAGCGGGTCGACCGGCAGACCAACGACCCGGAGGCGCTCCAGCTGGTCGCGTCCCCGGCGATGACGCCCGGGCTCGCGATCCTCGACGCCCCGGACATCGACTCGGTGGAGGAGCGCAACAGGGTGCTCGCCGCCCAGCTCCTCGCCGCTGCCGACCTGTGGCTCTTCGTGACCTCCGCGGCGCGCTACGCCGACCAGGTCCCGTGGGAGTTCCTGCGCAAGGCGGCCGAGCGTTCCGCCGCGGTCGCGATCGTGCTCGACCGGACCCCTCCCGAGGCCGTCGACACCGTCGCCGCCCACCTCGCGCGGATGTTGGCCAGCCGCGGGCTCAAGGACTCGCCGCTGTTCACCGTGCACGAGGGCCAGGTCTCCGACATGGGCCTGCTGCCGTCGTCCGACGTCGCCGAGATCCGGTCCTGGCTCCAGGCGCTCGCCGACGACCAGGAGGCGCGCTCCGCGGTCGTGCAGCAGACCCTCGACGGCGCCGTGCGCACGCTCGCACGGCGTACGCACTCGGTCGCGGACGCCGCGACGGAGCAGACCGACGCAGTGCGCCGCCTGCGCGAGGACGCCAACGAGGCCTACGACCGTGCGGTGTCAGCGATCACCGAGGCGTCCGCGGACGGCACGCTGCTGCGCGGCGAGGTGCTCGCCCGATGGCAGGAGTTCGTCGGCACCGGCGAGCTGCTCCGGTCGCTGGAGACCCGCGTCGGGTGGATCCGCGACCGGGTCGTCAACGCGGTCAAGGGCAAGCCGCAGCAGGCCGAGCGCGTGACGGTCGCCGTGGAGTCGGGGCTCGAGACGCTGGTCCTCGAGCACGCCGAGGCGGCCGCCGAGCGGGCCGAGGCGTCGTGGCGCTCGACCGCCGCCGGTCAGGCGCTGCTCGCCGACGCGGGGGAGGACCTCGGCCGCGCGTCGCGCGACTTCCGCCGCCGGGCCGAGCGCGCCGTGCGCGACTGGCAGGGCGACGTGCTGGAGATGGTCCGCACCGAGGGTGCGGACAAGCGGTCGACCGCGCGATTCCTCGCCTTCGGCGTCAACGGGCTGTCCGTCGCGCTGATGGTGGTCGTGTTCGCCCACACCGCCGGCGTCACCGGCGCCGAGGCGGGCATCGCCGGCGGCTCGGCGGTGCTCGGCCAGAAGCTGCTGGAGGCCGTGTTCGGCGACCAGGCGGTGCGCTCGCTGGCCGAGCGGGCGCGGCAGCAGCTGGAGGCATCGGTGACCGACCTGCTCGACGCCGAGCGCCGTCGCTACACCGACCTCCTCGACAGCCTGGAGGTGCAGCCGGAGGCGCCGGAGCGGATGCGGTCGGCGGCCCGCAAGGTCGACGACCTGCGCTATGCCGCAACCCACACCCCCTCGGGTTCGGACACGGGCGGCGACGCCCCCTAGGGTTGAGGGAAAGCAAAGTCCGCCGGGTGCAGTGAGGGAGTCATGACGTCGTTGCTCGAAGGGGCCAAGAAGCTGGTCACCAGGAGCTCGGACGTCGGTGCCCGCGTCGAGGGCCTCGAGCGCGCCGCCGCCGCGGCACGCGGTCGCGTCGACGACGCGGTCGTCGACGAGGCACAGGCGGTGGCCGACCGCGCCGCCAGCCGGCTGCGACTCTCCGCCGACCACACGGTGGTCGCCCTGGCCGGAGCGACCGGGTCCGGCAAGTCCTCCACCTTCAACGCCCTCACCCAGCTCGAGCTGTCCGCGGTCGGCGTCCGCCGCCCCACGACCTCCTGGGCCACCGCCTGCGTGTGGGGCAAGGAGGGCGCCGAGGAGCTGCTGGAGTGGCTCGGCATCCCCGCCCGCCACCAGGTCACCCGCGACTCCATGCTGTCCAAGGCCGACGAGGACGCCGAGATGCGGGGCGTGGTCCTGCTCGACCTGCCCGACCACGACTCCACCGAGGTCTCGCACCACCTCGAGGTCGAGCGGCTGGTCCAGCTCGCCGACCTGATGGTCTGGGTGCTCGACCCGCAGAAGTACGCCGACGCCGCGATCCACGACCGCTTCCTCAAGCCCCTCGCCGGGCACCGCGACGTGATGCTGGTGGTGCTCAACCACATCGACACCGTCCCGGAGGACCGCCGCCCGACCATGGTCGAGGACGTACGCCGGCTGCTGGAGGCCGACGGCCTCGCCGGCGTGCCGGTCGTGCCGGTGAGCGCGCGCAACGGCTGGGGCGTCGACGAGCTCCGCGCGATGATCGTCAAGCGGGTGGCGGAGAAGAAGGTCACCCGCTCGCGCCTCGAGGCCGACGTCCGCACCGCGGCCGAACGGCTCCAGGAGGCCGTCGGCACCGGCACGCCGCCGAAGCTGTCCGCGGAGCGCGTCGCCGCGCTCGACGACGCGCTCAGCGAGGCCGCCGGGGTGCCGACGGTCGTCCGCGCGGTCGCCGACTCCACCCGCCTGCGGGCCAACCGCGCGACCGGCTGGCCCGTGACCGCGTGGTTCTCGCGGCTCAAGCCCGACCCGCTGAAGCGCCTCCACCTCGACCTCGGGTCCGCCGGCAAGGAGCTCACCGGCGCCGCGCGCACGTCGGTGCCGAAGGCGACCGGCGTCCAGCGCGCCCGGGTCGACACCGAGGTGCGGGCCCTGGCCGACCAGGTCGGCGAGGGGATGGCACCGTCGTGGGCCAACGCCGTGCGTGCGGCCTCCGTCTCGCGCCTGCCCGACCTCACCGACCGCCTCGACCGTGCGGTCGCGACGACCGACCTCGGCGCCGACCGGATCCCGGTCTGGGCCGGGCTCGTGCGGGTCCTGCAGTACGTCCTGATCGTCTCCGCGATCGTGGGAGCCGGCTGGCTGGCCATGCTCTCCCTGGGGTCCTACGCCCGCCTGCCCGAGCCGCCGACACCCGACGTCGGGGCCTTCCCGCTGCCGACGCTGCTGCTGGTCGGCGGCATCGTGCTCGGCCTGCTGCTCGCCCTGGTGTGCCGCTGGCTGGTCGCGCTGACCGCCCGCTCGCGGGCCCGCGCCGCCGACAAGCGGCTGCGCGACGCGATCTCGGCCGTCTCCGACGAGGTGGTGGTCGCGCCGGTGCGGGCCGAGCTCGCCTCCTACGCCGAGGTGCGCGAGGCGCTGGCCGCCGCGCTGCGCTGACGCGGACCGCGATCCGTCCACAGGCGCGGCCCAGGACGACCCGTCCACAGGTCGACCGCCCGTCGGTCGGCTCCTGTCGGCGATCCCGTCCAGCCTTGTCTCGTCGCGGCGGTCCGGCCGTCGCCGAGGAGAGGAGACTGCACATGTACGAGCCCGAGGTCACCCTGACCGGACTGGTCGGCGGGGACGTCCACCTGCACGAGCTGTCCGAGGGTCGCTGCGTGGCGTCGTTCCGCGTCGCCTGCACGCCGTCGCTGCTGCGTGACGGCGCGTGGGTCCGCGGCACCACGTCGTGGCACACCGTCAAGGTCTGGAACCGGCTCGCCCGCCACGTCGCCGCGTCGGTCCGCCGCGGCGAGCCGGTCATCGTCCACGGTCGGCTCGTGGCCGACGTGTGGGAGCGCGACGGCACGCCGCGGACCTCCTTCGAGGTGGTCGCCAGCGCCGTCGGCCACGACCTGACGCAGGGCACGACGAGCCTGGTGCGACCGGAGCGGGTCGAGGCGGAGCCGCAGGCGGCGGGCGAGCCGCGGGCTGCCTAGGTGCGATTGTCGGTGCGGGCGCGCCGCACCGTAGGCTCGCCCGCATGGCTGAGTACGTCTTCACGCTGCGCAACGTGCGCAAGGCCCACGGTGACAAGGTCGTCCTCGACAACGTCACCCTCTCGTTCCTCCACGGCGCCAAGATCGGCGTCGTCGGACCCAACGGCACGGGCAAGTCCTCGCTGCTCAAGATCATGGCGCAGCTCGACCACGCCAACAACGGCGACGCGATCCTCGACCCCGAGGCCACGGTCGGCATGCTCCAGCAGGAGCCGCCGCTCACCGAGGGCAAGACCGTCCTGGAGAACGTCGAGGAGGCGGTCGGCGACCTGAAGGCGAAGATGAAGCGCCTCGAGGACGCCTACATGGAGATGGGCGACCCCGACGCCGACCAGGACGCCCTCATGGCCGAGACCGGCGACCTCCAGACCGAGCTCGACAACGCCGGTGCCTGGGACCTCGACAGCCGCCTCGACCAGGCCATGGACGCGCTGCGCTGCCCGCCGCCGGACGCGATCGTCGACAACCTCTCCGGTGGTGAGCGCCGCCGCGTGGCGCTGTGCAAGCTGCTGCTCCAGCAGCCCGACCTGCTGCTCCTCGACGAGCCCACCAACCACCTCGACGCCGAGTCGGTCCAGTGGCTCGAGGGCCACCTCGCGTCCTACCCCGGCGCCGTCCTGGCCGTCACCCACGACCGGTACTTCCTCGACAACGTCGCGCAGTGGATCCTCGAGCTCGACCGCGGCAAGGCGCACCCCTACGAGGGCAACTACTCCACCTACCTCGAGACCAAGAAGGACCGGCTCAAGGTCGAGGGGCAGAAGGACGCCAAGCGCGCCAAGATGCTCGAGAAGGAGCTGGAGTGGGTGCGCTCCAACCCCAAGGCCCGCCAGGCCAAGAGCAAGTCGCGTCTGGCGCGCTACGAGGAGATGGCGGCCGAGGCCGACCGGATGCGCAAGATCGACACCTCGGAGATCAACATCCCGGCGGGCCCCCGTCTCGGCGACATCGTGCTCGAGGCCGACGACCTGACCAAGGGCTTCGAGGGCCGCACCCTCATGCACGACCTGTCCTTCAAGCTGCCCCGCGCCGGCATCGTCGGCGTGATCGGTCCCAACGGCGTCGGCAAGACCACGCTCTTCCGGATGATCACCGGGTCGGAGGAGCCGGACGACGGCACGCTCACGGTCGGCCAGACGGTCAAGCTGTCCTACGTCGACCAGAGCCGCGGCGGCATCGACCCGGAGAAGAACGTCTGGGAGGTCGTCTCCGACGGCCTGGACTTCATCAAGGTCGCCAACTTCGAGATGAACAGCCGCGCCTACGTCGCCTCGTTCGGCTTCAAGGGTCCCGACCAGCAGAAGAAGGCCGGCGTGCTGTCCGGCGGTGAGCGCAACCGCCTCAACCTCGCGCTGACGCTGAAGATGGGCGGCAACCTGCTGCTCCTCGACGAGCCCACCAACGACCTCGACGTCGAGACCCTGTCCTCGCTGGAGGACGCGCTGCTCGACTTCCCGGGCTGTGCCGTGGTCACCTCCCACGACCGGTGGTTCCTCGACCGCGTCGCGACCCACATCCTGGCGTGGGAGGGCGACGAGGAGGACCCCGCCAAGTGGTTCTGGTTCGAGGGCAACTTCGCGTCCTACGAGGAGAACAAGATCGAGCGGCTCGGCATCGAGGCCGCCCGCCCGCACCGCGTCACGCACCGCCGCCTGACCCGCGACTGACCAGCGCCTCGCTGGTCGAGGAGGGACGAAGTCCGGTCCGGCCGTTGGTCGAGGAGGGACGAAGTCCCGTCACGAGACCCCTCAGCCGGGTCTCGTGACGGTCGCTGCGCGACCTCCTCGACCAGCGATCCGTCAGCGGATCTCGGACTCCGGGTGCCGGGCGACGAGGTGGTCGGCGACCGCGTCGAAGACCCGGCCGACCGCCGCGAAGTCCTCGGCCGGCACCAGGTCCACGACGTTGCGCCGCACGCTCTCGACGTGGCAGGGCGCGGCACGGACCAGCAGGTCGTAGCCGGCCTCGGTCATCGTCGCGACGACCCCGCGTCCGTCCTCCGGGGTGGTGCCGCGGGTGACGTAGCCGGCGCCCTCCATCCGGGCGACGGTGTGGGTCACCCGGCTGCGCGAGTGGGCCATCGCGTCGGCCAGCTGGGCCATCCGCATCGCCCGCCCGGGACGCTCGGAGAGCCGGACGAGGACCTCGTACTCGGTCAGCGACATCCCGAACTCGCGGCTCAGGTCGTCGTCGAGGCGCTCCATCAGGAGCGTCATCCCCATCATCAGCGCGCGCCACGAGCGCTGCTGACCGTTGTCGAGCCAGCGCGCCTCCCCCTCAGTGGTCATGGGGAGAGCCTAGTGTCAGGACATCCGCTCGAGGATCAGCGCCATGCCCTGGCCGCCGCCGACGCACATCGTGATGAGGCCGGTGGACTTGTCGTGCCAGTCGAGGCTGTTGAGCATCGTGTTCTGCAGGCGGGCGCCGGTCATGCCGAAGGGGTGGCCGACGGCGATCGCGCCGCCGTTGACGTTGAGCCGGTCGAGGTCGATGCCGAGGTCCTGGTAGGACGGCACCACCTGCGCGGCGAAGGCCTCGTTGATCTCGACGAGGTCGATGTCGTCGATGCTCATGCCGGCGTGCTTCAGCGCGTTGCGGGTCGCCTCGACCGGGCCGAGGCCCATGATCTCCGGCGACAGGCCCGAGACGCCGGTGGAGACGATGCGGGCGAGCGGCGTGAGGCCGAGCTCGGCGGCGCGGGTGTCGGACATGACCACCACCGCAGCTGCGCCGTCGTTGAGCGCGCAGCAGTTGCCGGCGGTGACGACGCCGTCGGGGCGGAAGACCGGGTCGAGGCCGGCGATGGCGTCGTACGTCACGCCCGCGCGCGGGCCGTCGTCCTTGGTCACGACGGTGCCGTCGGGGGTGGTGACCGGGGTGATCTCGCGCTCCCAGAACCCGTCGGCGATGGCCTTCTCGGCGAGGTTCTGCGAGCGGACGGCGAACTCGTCGAGCTCCTTGCGGTCCAGCCCGCGCAGCCGGGCGACGTTCTCGGCGGTCTGGCCCATGGCGATGTAGATGTCGGGCAGCTGGCCGTCCTCGCGGGGGTCGTGCCAGTCCTGGCCGCCCTGGGCGAGCTCGTCGGTGCGGGCGCCCGCCGCCTCGAAGAGCGGGTTGCGGGTGCCGGGGAGGTGGTCGGAGGTGCCCTTGGCGAAGCGGGAGACCGTCTCGACGCCGGCGGAGACGAACACGTCGCCCTCGCCGGCCTTGATCGCGTGGAACGCCATGCGCGTGGTCTGCACCGACGACGAGCAGTAGCGCGTCACGGTGGCACCGGGGACCTCGAGGCCCATCAGCGTCGTCACCACGCGCGCCATGTTGTTGCCGGACTCGCCGCCCGGGAGGCCGCAGCCGAGGAGCAGGTCCTCGATCGTGGTGGGGTCGAGGGCGGGGATCTTGTCGAGCGCGGCCTGCACGACCAGGGCGGTCAGGTCGTCGGGGCGGAAGTCCTTCAGCGAGCCCTTGTTGGCGCGGCCGATGGGGGAGCGCGCTGCGGAAACGATCACTGCCTCGGGCATGGAGAACTCCGGTTACTGGTCGGTTGCTCGGTCTCCCGGCACCCTAG
This genomic interval from Nocardioides palaemonis contains the following:
- the rlmC gene encoding 23S rRNA (uracil(747)-C(5))-methyltransferase RlmC, translating into MADPAPGSSLTVVDGDLRCHHFDAHRCRSCTLLPVPRTRQLGDKEAHARALVDAPVWLPTVAGSDAGFRNKAKMVVGGTAEAPTLGILDRDLVGVDLRDCGLHSAGLRTALEQVAEWVAAAALTPYDVRARAGELKHVLLTESPDGELMLRLVMRSTALEARVRSRLAALLEALPALRVVSINVQPEHKAVLEGEREVVLTDEATLPMRLATGVTLRLGPRSFFQTNTLVAEALYDQARAWVGTLDGVRSAWDLYCGVGGFALHLAATGRDVVGVEVSPEAIAAATATAADLGVPARFVAADATTWALDQPAAPDLVVVNPPRRGIGADLAGWLETSGVRHVVYSSCNAESLARDLALMPSLRPVEARVLDMFPHTTHYEVMVLLSR
- a CDS encoding aminopeptidase P family protein; its protein translation is MSEPTAETPAETAAGATAADTAGAEPKTESHDPAVPAAYAAFMREGWGNRDLDLPRHPVADWAAARRARLAEAFPGERLVLPAGTFKVRSNDTDYRFRPDTAHTYFTGNQTSDAVLVIDDGEAVLYARPRSERDTDEFFRDRQYGELWAGRRPSAQEISDSLGIEVRHVKDLPSFDDDRKTRDLTRDEDLARVADELRLVKDEWEVGELQEACDITTLGFEDSVREWDRVREFGERWIEGTFFRRARAMGNDIGYDSICAGGSHATTLHWIDNTGAIEPGKLVLLDMGVEGHNLYTADVTRTLPVDGRFTPLQRELYDLVQQAQQAGIDAVRPGAAFLAAHNAAMAVLAHGLEGMGLLPVSADEALDPESKVYARWTLHGTSHMLGMDVHDCGRSSVDIYPKGDLAEGMVLTVEPGLYFQEDDLLVPEELRGIGIRIEDDILVTADGNRNLSASLPRTSADVEEWMGSRIGG
- a CDS encoding PrsW family intramembrane metalloprotease — encoded protein: MHRARRDSVAFTILVGALVLLGGLAMAVVVGLSGAPGSLALAAVLAAVPVGPLVGCFMWLDRYEPEPRSLLVAGLLWGAFVATAAALVFQGIGIAGGTSERDSLAVVAPVTEEATKGAFLLLLLWWRRHELDGVLDGIVYAGMVGIGFAFTENILYLAAAYDGTDGLGPGGTTALTVTFVLRCLISPFAHPFFTAFIGIGVGLAIASRRTWVRLLAPVAGFAAAAGLHSAWNTSTLSGTGHFFVVYGTLMLPAFVAVVAFAVYRRRSERPLLAAALQDAADRGLLPATDIPWLVDLRARRGARRWARHQGGPQAERAMRAYQAAAVELGYLHHRYLRGTAPSDFAVRGQEHVVELRTIRPYISFPGQVVPTR
- a CDS encoding dynamin family protein; the encoded protein is MTENDPDQVPTARRVPDTTTAMVTALVRLRGSLQDARLPLDLPGAEEQRAARTEMVDQLEDYVIPRLMTLDAPLLAVVGGSTGAGKSTLVNSLVGTRVTIPGVLRPTTRSPVLVHHPDDAKWFGQDRLLPELERVDRQTNDPEALQLVASPAMTPGLAILDAPDIDSVEERNRVLAAQLLAAADLWLFVTSAARYADQVPWEFLRKAAERSAAVAIVLDRTPPEAVDTVAAHLARMLASRGLKDSPLFTVHEGQVSDMGLLPSSDVAEIRSWLQALADDQEARSAVVQQTLDGAVRTLARRTHSVADAATEQTDAVRRLREDANEAYDRAVSAITEASADGTLLRGEVLARWQEFVGTGELLRSLETRVGWIRDRVVNAVKGKPQQAERVTVAVESGLETLVLEHAEAAAERAEASWRSTAAGQALLADAGEDLGRASRDFRRRAERAVRDWQGDVLEMVRTEGADKRSTARFLAFGVNGLSVALMVVVFAHTAGVTGAEAGIAGGSAVLGQKLLEAVFGDQAVRSLAERARQQLEASVTDLLDAERRRYTDLLDSLEVQPEAPERMRSAARKVDDLRYAATHTPSGSDTGGDAP